In one Desulfoferula mesophila genomic region, the following are encoded:
- a CDS encoding cysteine hydrolase family protein, with protein MKIPAEKTAIVLIEPQNDFLTPGGTMYQYIADQLKERNVIQNLVNLLDGARGKCKIFYCPFQAFKPGFPELKPGGPGTDGLRGIEMEMKADWGTGAWLDGTPGPEIIDPLTPKDGDVIIRGKLTLDAFHSTAINYLLRANEIEYVAVVGFHTNWCVESTARSAYDNGFRVIVIGDCTATDTEREQKYAEEVIFPRIGKVMNHEEFLSSLV; from the coding sequence ATGAAAATTCCGGCGGAAAAAACGGCAATCGTGCTCATCGAGCCCCAAAACGACTTCCTTACCCCTGGCGGCACCATGTACCAGTACATCGCCGACCAGCTCAAGGAACGTAACGTCATCCAGAACCTGGTGAACCTGCTGGACGGCGCCCGGGGCAAGTGCAAGATCTTCTACTGCCCCTTCCAGGCTTTCAAGCCCGGCTTTCCCGAGCTCAAGCCCGGCGGCCCCGGCACCGACGGCCTGCGCGGCATCGAGATGGAAATGAAGGCCGACTGGGGCACCGGCGCCTGGTTGGACGGCACCCCCGGTCCGGAGATCATCGATCCCCTGACCCCCAAGGACGGCGACGTCATCATCCGGGGCAAGCTGACCCTGGACGCCTTCCACTCCACGGCCATCAACTACCTGCTTCGGGCCAACGAGATCGAATACGTGGCCGTGGTCGGCTTCCACACCAACTGGTGCGTGGAGTCCACCGCCCGCTCGGCCTATGACAACGGCTTTAGGGTAATCGTCATCGGCGATTGCACCGCCACGGACACCGAGCGCGAGCAGAAATACGCCGAAGAGGTGATCTTCCCGCGCATCGGCAAGGTGATGAATCACGAAGAGTTCCTGTCTTCCCTGGTGTGA
- a CDS encoding ABC transporter substrate-binding protein, translated as MAAVVAAAALMVLPLGAMAADPPAKVKVGLMYGLTGAASPIGPVQLDGSKLAIKEINEAGGLQWGKAKVPVEFVVKDDETKPDVAIRRFRELKNVDKVDVIVGQTFASITGALNKQVKRSPMAYFPVNVVALGMFAKDEMAPTTFAVHGCAYSAGYGSAAYLVKNLKKKKIVFFGPAYAFGQDQWKGAQAAFKTLGVKAEYLESPVGTSDFTSYLTKIIEMKPDAVMLAHWGTDAINVLKQCYETGLKNKTTVWFNWMTNVFGAGVPAEALEGVYSLMSWYYDMTGFEDAAIAAQSKAFADKFRKEYGYPPDPYSAMAYIGTKEALRGLSLAQTNDPMKVAAAVMANPSFESMKGKGTWRIDHQPIFKYNAFVVKGKSAKERKDKWDLVQVIGAYTGPDYLPSLKMLGYK; from the coding sequence GTGGCGGCCGTTGTGGCGGCCGCGGCCCTGATGGTCCTGCCTCTGGGGGCCATGGCGGCCGATCCGCCCGCCAAGGTAAAAGTCGGCCTGATGTACGGCCTTACCGGCGCGGCCAGCCCCATTGGCCCCGTGCAGTTGGACGGCTCCAAGCTGGCCATCAAGGAAATCAACGAGGCCGGCGGCCTGCAATGGGGCAAGGCCAAGGTGCCGGTGGAATTCGTGGTCAAGGACGACGAGACCAAGCCCGACGTGGCCATCCGCCGTTTCCGCGAGCTCAAGAACGTGGACAAGGTCGACGTTATAGTCGGTCAGACCTTCGCTTCCATCACCGGCGCGCTCAACAAGCAGGTCAAGCGCAGCCCCATGGCCTACTTCCCGGTCAACGTGGTGGCCCTGGGCATGTTCGCCAAGGACGAGATGGCCCCCACCACCTTCGCGGTGCATGGTTGCGCCTACTCGGCGGGCTACGGCAGCGCGGCCTACCTGGTGAAGAACCTCAAGAAGAAAAAAATCGTCTTCTTCGGCCCGGCCTACGCCTTTGGCCAGGACCAGTGGAAGGGCGCCCAGGCCGCCTTCAAAACCTTGGGCGTGAAGGCCGAGTACCTGGAGTCGCCGGTGGGCACCAGCGACTTCACCTCCTACCTCACCAAGATCATCGAAATGAAGCCCGACGCGGTGATGCTGGCCCACTGGGGCACCGACGCCATCAACGTGCTCAAGCAGTGCTATGAGACTGGCCTGAAGAACAAGACCACCGTGTGGTTCAACTGGATGACCAACGTGTTTGGCGCGGGCGTGCCCGCCGAGGCCCTGGAAGGCGTCTACAGCCTGATGAGCTGGTACTACGACATGACCGGCTTCGAAGACGCCGCCATCGCCGCCCAGAGCAAGGCCTTTGCCGACAAGTTCCGCAAGGAATACGGCTATCCGCCCGATCCCTACTCGGCCATGGCCTACATCGGCACCAAGGAGGCCCTGCGCGGCCTGTCCCTGGCCCAGACCAACGACCCCATGAAGGTGGCCGCCGCGGTGATGGCCAATCCCTCCTTCGAGTCCATGAAGGGCAAGGGCACCTGGCGCATCGATCACCAGCCCATCTTCAAGTACAACGCCTTCGTGGTTAAGGGCAAGAGCGCCAAGGAGCGCAAGGACAAGTGGGACCTGGTCCAGGTTATCGGCGCCTACACCGGCCCGGACTACCTGCCTTCCCTGAAGATGCTCGGCTACAAGTAG
- a CDS encoding ABC transporter ATP-binding protein, translated as MLLKVENINVAYGHAQVLHGVSLEIDRGEMVFVVGRNGAGKTTLMRTIAGFMTPTQGAITLDSEPVNGTPPEKMAQKGVRYVFQDKRVFAKLTVRENIQLAAYPTGEPLSEAIDKVVGIYPKITRFMDKPAGGLSGGQRQLLLLGRALVGSPRLLLIDEPTEGLAAGIIEEVFKVLDRIKGTVSMVIVEQNLPVVCRLADRVYAMKEGGIPAHLTTAAEIQDQALLEQYL; from the coding sequence ATGCTCCTAAAAGTGGAAAACATCAACGTGGCCTATGGGCACGCCCAAGTGCTGCACGGAGTGTCCCTGGAGATAGACCGGGGCGAGATGGTTTTCGTGGTGGGGCGCAACGGGGCCGGCAAGACCACCCTGATGCGCACCATCGCCGGTTTCATGACCCCCACCCAGGGAGCCATCACCCTGGACAGCGAGCCGGTCAACGGCACCCCGCCGGAGAAGATGGCCCAGAAGGGGGTGCGCTATGTGTTTCAGGACAAGCGGGTGTTCGCCAAGCTGACGGTGCGCGAAAACATCCAGCTCGCCGCCTACCCCACCGGCGAACCCCTGTCCGAGGCCATCGACAAGGTGGTGGGCATCTATCCCAAGATCACCCGCTTCATGGACAAGCCGGCGGGCGGCCTTTCCGGCGGACAGCGGCAGCTGCTCCTGCTGGGCCGGGCCCTGGTGGGCTCTCCCCGCCTGCTGCTCATCGACGAGCCCACCGAGGGCTTGGCCGCGGGCATCATCGAGGAGGTGTTCAAGGTGCTCGATCGCATCAAAGGCACCGTGTCCATGGTCATCGTGGAGCAGAACCTGCCGGTGGTGTGCCGCCTGGCCGACCGGGTCTACGCCATGAAGGAAGGCGGCATCCCCGCCCACCTCACCACCGCGGCCGAGATTCAGGACCAGGCCCTGTTGGAGCAATACCTATGA
- a CDS encoding GntR family transcriptional regulator, which produces MPKLPREKLSNLAYQALKEMISNHRFQPGTRLNVESLAKEMGVSRTPVWEAVGRLEQEGLVKNIPNRGVFMDELTPQQALQLYEVREMLEGMAARLAANNITPAGMKRMEHNLESQERVVAEGDLVGYSQLDFEFHAIVYEACGNPYLQELLETIKNKMRPLTTHLAPILPDLYDDHAKLLAAIKAGDPQTAETAFRSHNQLMRGHIIEESKSGEWLPLKEASR; this is translated from the coding sequence ATGCCTAAGCTGCCCAGAGAGAAACTGAGCAATCTGGCCTATCAAGCGCTCAAGGAGATGATCTCCAACCATCGCTTCCAGCCGGGCACCCGCTTGAACGTGGAGAGCCTGGCCAAGGAGATGGGGGTCAGCCGGACCCCGGTTTGGGAGGCGGTGGGCCGCTTGGAGCAAGAGGGGCTGGTCAAGAACATCCCCAACCGGGGAGTGTTCATGGACGAGCTAACTCCCCAGCAGGCCCTGCAGCTCTACGAGGTGCGGGAAATGCTCGAAGGCATGGCCGCCCGCCTGGCCGCCAACAACATCACCCCCGCAGGCATGAAACGCATGGAGCACAACCTGGAGAGCCAGGAGCGGGTGGTGGCCGAAGGGGACCTGGTGGGCTACTCGCAATTGGACTTCGAGTTCCATGCCATTGTCTACGAAGCCTGCGGCAACCCCTACCTGCAGGAGCTTTTGGAGACCATCAAGAACAAGATGCGTCCCCTCACCACCCACCTGGCCCCCATTCTGCCCGATCTTTACGATGACCACGCCAAGCTCCTGGCGGCGATCAAGGCCGGCGACCCCCAAACCGCCGAAACCGCCTTCCGCAGTCACAACCAGCTCATGCGCGGTCACATCATCGAGGAATCCAAATCCGGCGAATGGCTTCCACTGAAGGAGGCCAGCCGATAG
- a CDS encoding ABC transporter ATP-binding protein: MSGEAILECRGATKRFGDFTAVEGVTYKVAEGESAGIIGPNGAGKSTFFNLLTGLFPPSEGQIFFGGRDVTALGAEGRVALGLVRTFQLVSVFNSLPVLDNMVLAVTRFSPNFDSTPSFMMGSAHKKRITDACLEQLELVGLSGLERVITDELSYGDKRKLEIGMAMALKPQVLLLDEPLAGLSDVEITDVQELIQAVKHQFTLVIIEHKISRLLTLVNRLSVMHEGRLIAEGDPDKVLDDPLVREVYWGDAACTVRPSGE, encoded by the coding sequence ATGAGCGGCGAGGCGATACTGGAATGCCGGGGGGCTACCAAGCGATTCGGCGATTTCACCGCCGTGGAGGGGGTCACCTACAAGGTGGCGGAGGGTGAGTCCGCGGGCATCATCGGTCCCAACGGGGCCGGCAAGTCCACCTTCTTCAACTTGCTTACGGGGCTTTTCCCCCCCAGCGAAGGCCAGATATTTTTCGGCGGCCGCGACGTGACCGCCCTGGGCGCGGAGGGCAGAGTGGCCCTGGGCCTGGTGCGCACCTTTCAATTGGTCTCGGTTTTCAATTCCCTGCCCGTCTTGGACAACATGGTGCTGGCCGTCACCCGTTTCAGCCCGAATTTCGACTCCACGCCCTCTTTCATGATGGGCTCGGCCCACAAGAAGCGCATCACCGACGCCTGCCTGGAGCAGTTGGAGCTGGTGGGCCTCAGCGGCCTGGAGCGGGTGATCACCGACGAGCTGTCCTACGGCGACAAGCGCAAGCTGGAGATCGGCATGGCCATGGCCTTGAAACCGCAGGTGCTCCTGCTGGACGAGCCCCTGGCCGGCCTGTCAGACGTGGAGATCACCGACGTGCAGGAACTTATCCAAGCGGTGAAGCACCAGTTCACCCTGGTGATCATCGAGCACAAGATTTCCCGCCTGCTTACCCTGGTCAACCGTCTCAGCGTGATGCACGAGGGACGCCTCATCGCCGAGGGCGATCCGGACAAGGTCCTGGATGACCCCCTGGTGCGCGAGGTCTACTGGGGCGACGCGGCCTGCACCGTGCGGCCTTCGGGAGAATAG
- a CDS encoding branched-chain amino acid ABC transporter permease, giving the protein MSANKQSAARRTGFWPKLARFDLALIAAAFVLLAWMINIQRTTDFIIFCIFVLAFDLLYGYLGRLSFGHMLYLGVGAYAAALTAEHLTGNPLVAIAVALAAGALVGVLLAPIIMRTTGACFALINLAFNQLGFFLALIALSHWTGGEDGMAAFFSPVLGVDFANPAVVFGFCLLCLLGSVLLVKRLTGSPFGILLRSIKEDETRSRFLGYNTARYKRVAFVLSTTLSALAGSLSILNYTFVTPSFIDPTRSVEVIFAVLIGGAGSIYGALVGGVGYMLISNYLPNYIQRWEMFLGIALLILVFRFREGVWGYLTRYIRKRGVEVAQ; this is encoded by the coding sequence ATGAGCGCGAACAAGCAATCCGCGGCGAGGCGGACCGGCTTCTGGCCCAAGCTGGCCAGGTTCGACCTTGCCCTTATCGCGGCGGCCTTCGTGCTGCTGGCCTGGATGATCAACATTCAGCGCACCACCGACTTCATCATCTTCTGCATATTCGTCCTGGCCTTCGACCTGCTCTACGGCTATTTGGGCCGCCTGTCCTTCGGCCACATGCTCTACCTGGGCGTTGGGGCCTACGCGGCGGCCCTGACCGCCGAGCACCTCACGGGCAATCCCCTGGTGGCCATCGCCGTGGCCCTGGCCGCGGGCGCCCTGGTGGGGGTCCTGCTGGCCCCCATCATCATGCGCACCACCGGGGCCTGCTTCGCGCTGATCAACCTGGCCTTCAACCAGCTGGGTTTTTTCCTGGCGCTCATCGCCCTGTCCCACTGGACCGGCGGCGAAGACGGCATGGCCGCCTTCTTCAGCCCGGTGCTGGGCGTGGACTTCGCCAACCCGGCGGTGGTGTTCGGCTTCTGTTTGCTGTGCCTGCTGGGGTCGGTCCTTTTGGTCAAGCGCCTCACCGGCAGCCCCTTCGGCATCCTGCTGCGCTCCATCAAGGAAGACGAAACCCGCAGCCGCTTTTTGGGCTACAACACCGCCCGTTACAAGAGGGTGGCCTTCGTTCTTTCAACCACCCTTTCGGCCCTGGCCGGGAGCCTGAGCATTCTCAACTACACCTTCGTCACCCCCAGCTTCATCGACCCCACCCGCAGCGTGGAGGTGATCTTCGCGGTGCTCATCGGCGGGGCGGGCAGCATCTACGGGGCCCTGGTGGGCGGGGTCGGCTACATGCTCATCAGTAACTATCTACCCAACTACATCCAACGCTGGGAAATGTTCCTGGGCATCGCCCTGCTCATCCTGGTGTTCAGGTTCCGCGAGGGCGTGTGGGGTTACTTGACCCGCTACATCCGCAAGCGCGGCGTGGAGGTGGCCCAATGA